The Candidatus Rokuibacteriota bacterium genomic sequence GAGTCGAGCGTGATCTTCGGGATGCCGGGAGAAGCCGTTCGCCTGGGGGCGGCCCAGCACGTGCTCTCGCCTGAGGAGATCTCCGTCATGATTCGCTCCCTGGTCACGGCGGGATAGGTCGTCAGCGGTTATGGAACGCACGATCCTTGTCGCTGAAGACAGCCCGACCCAGGCCGAACACCTCCGCCTCCTCCTGGAAGGCGAGGGCTACCGGGTTGACGTGGTCACGAACGGGCTGGAGGGCTGGGAGCGGGTGTGGGTGGCGCCGCCGGATCTCATCGTCTCCGATGTCGTGATGCCCCAGATGGATGGCTACGCTTTCTGCCAGGCCGTGAAGTCTGCCGAGCGGACGCGGCGGATTCCCTTCGTCCTCCTCACCGAGCGGAACACCCCGGCGGACTTCATCAAAGGCCTCCAGCACGGGGCCGACAACTTCATCACCAAGCCATTCCAGGACGACTACCTCCTCGAGCGGGTCCGGCGGATCTTCGAGAACCTGGAGCTGCGCCGCCAGGGCCGCCTGGATGTCGAGATCACCCTGGCCCTGGGGGAGCAGAAGCTCGTCATCAACGCCGACAAGCAGCAGATGATCGAGCTTCTTTTCGCGACCCTCGAGGAGCTGGTCCGAGCTAACGGACGACTCGCCGAAGCGCAGCGGACCGTGGAGGAGTACGCCCGAAACCTGGAAGCCAAGGTCCAGGAGCGCACCGAGCAGCTCCTCCAGACCGAGAAGCTGGCCACCATGGGCGAGCTCCTGGCGGGCGTGGCCCACGAGCTGAACAACCCCCTCTCGGTCTTGCTGGGCCAGTCGGCCCTCCTCCGCGAGATGGCCGGGAGCGGACCCGTCGCGGAGCGAGTGGAAAAGATCGCCAAGGCCACGGAGCGCTGCGCCCGCATCGTGAGAAACTTCCTCACCCTGGCGCGCCAGCACCCGCTGGAGCGCCAGCGGGTCTCGCTCAACCACGTGGTCCAGGAGGCCGTGGAGCTTCTGGCCTACCCCCTCCGGGTGGACAACGTCGAGGTGACGCTCAACCTGGCCCCCGACCTCCCGGTCCTCTGGGCCGATCCCCACCAGCTTCACCAGGTGGTGGTGAATCTCGTCACCAACGCCCACCACGCGATGCGCGAAGCTCTCGCGCCACGCCAGCTCACCCTCACGACCGCGCACGACGAAGTGGCGGGACGGGTCTCGCTCGAGGTGGCCGACACAGGGCCCGGGATCCCGCGCGAGATCCAGGCGCGGATCTTCGAGCCGTTCTTCACGACCAAGCCCCCGGGGCAGGGAACGGGCTTAGGACTCTCCCTCTGCCAGGGGATCATCGCCGAGCACAGAGGATCCATCCGGGCGGAGAGCGAACCAGGACGGGGCGCGACCTTCATCGTCGAGCTGCCGCTGGAGGCTCCGCAGTTGGCGGTGGCGGAGACCCGGGCGGCCGAGGCACGCCTATCCGTCCGGGGGAAGAGGCTCCTCGTCGTGGACGACGAGCCGGGGATCCTGAGCGTCCTGGCGGAAATCCTGTCCGCCGACGGCCATCAGGTAGACACGGCGGACAACGGGGCCCTTGCCCTCGAAAAGCTTCAGGCGCGGGCCTACGACCTGATCCTGAGCGACCTCCGGATGCCCGAGCTGGACGGGGCCGGGCTCTACCGCGAGGTGGAGGGCCGCCACCCCGAACTCCTCCGGCGATTCGTCTTCCTCACCGGCGACACGCTTACCCCGGAAACCAGGAGGTTTCTGGAGCGGGTCGCCGCGCCCTGCCTGACCAAACCCTTTACGCCCGCAGAGGCGCGCGAGGTGACCCAGCGGGCGTTAAGGGCCCTGCTGGCAGACTCGGCCGCCACGGGCGCTCCCTGACCGCTGCTGGCTGGAGGGCCAGCCGGGGATGGCCAGCGCGAAGGTGGGAAGACCGGTGGGTCAAGCGACAATCCTCGTGGTTGAGGACGATCCGGCACTGCGGGACGTCCTTGACGAGCACCTCGCGCGGCTGGGCTACCGCGTCGTGACTGCGGCCTCAGCGGAAGTCGCGCTCGCGCTCGTGGAGCAGACCGCGCCGGATCTCATCCTCACCGACGTCCACATGGGGGTCATGAGCGGCATCGAGTTGTGCGCCCGCCTCAAGGGTGATCCGCGCTTTCAGCTCACGCCCGTGATCCTCCTGACCGGGGTGGCTGATCTGGACGCTCGCGTGGCCGGGTTGGCCGCGGGGGCCGACGACTTCTTCGCCAAGCCCGTCGAGTTCACTGAGCTGCGCACGCGGGTGGCCGCACTCCTCCGGGTCAAATCCCTTCTCGACCAACTGGAGCGGGCCGAGGGCGTCATCACCACCCTGGGGCTGACCATCGAGGCTCGGGACCCGTACACCGGAGGGCACTGCGAGCGGCTGGCGCGCTACGCGGTAGCTCTGGGGCAGGCGCTGGGAGTCGATCAGCCAACCCTGAAGGCGCTCCGGCTGGCGGGCTACCTCCACGACCTGGGGAAGATCGCCGTGCCCGACGGGATTCTCCTCAAGCCCGGGCCCCTCGACCCGGTCGAGCGTACGAGAATCCAGGCACACCCTGCCGTGGGCGCCGATCTGGTCCAGGCCCTTCGGACGCTCGACGGCGTGCGCCCCGTCATCCGCCATCATCACGAGCGCTGGGACGGCTCCGGCTACCCGGACGGGCTCAAGGGCGACGGGATCCCGCTCGGAGCCCGCATCATGGCGGTGGTGGATGTCTACGATGCGCTCCACAGCGAGCGGCCCTACAAAGGCCCGCTCGCCCACGCCGAGGCGGTCTCGATCCTCCTCCGAGAGACCGACGCCGGCTTCTGGGATTCTCGGATCACCGCGACCTTCGTCGAGGTGCTGGAGGACCTGGGGCCGGTGGCGGGACGGCCAGCGTCGTCCTGAAATTTTCCGATCCCCTCTCGCCTGGACAGCAAGCAGGTGGAGACGGCGGCCAACGCGACGCGACCCTCGCCCTGGACAAGCGCCGGGAGCGCGCGTACGATCGATTCTGAGCAGCATCAAGATGCGAGAACGGGACGCACACCCAGCTGGCCTTCCGAGCCGTGGGACCACCGCATGAAAATCCTGATCGCTGAAGACGATGCAGGGACGCGGCTCCTGCTCAGCACGCTGCTGGAGAAGCTCGGACACGAGCCGGTCGGAGCGGGGAACGGTCGCGAGGCCTGGGCCGCCTTCGAGCGCGACTACTTCCCGGTGCTCATCGCGGACTGGCTGATGCCGGAGATGGACGGGCTGGAGCTGTGCCGCCGGATCCGCGCTGAACCCCGGCCGAAGTACACGTATATCATCCTGCTGACCGGGCTCGGCGGGAGGGACAACTACCTGGCCGGGATGAACGTGGGCGCTGACGATTTCGTCACCAAGCCCTTCGATCCCGAGATACTGGCGGCCCGGCTGCGGGTCGCCGAGCGCATCCTCGGCCTCCAGGAGGAGGTGAAGCGGCTCGAGGGGCTCCTCCCGATCTGCTCGTACTGCAAGAAGATCCGCGACGAGCGCGACGAGTGGGTGCCGCTCGACTGGTACGTCGCCACGCGAACCGACGCGGCATTCTCCCACGGCATCTGTCCCGAGTGCCTGGAGACCACGGTGAAGCCCGAGATGGAGCGCCGGAAGCGGAAGCGCCGCTAGGCCAATCGGAGGGGGCCTCGGAGGGCTCAGCGGAAGAGTACGGCCAGCACGACGGCGGCGACGAGGGCTGGAAGGAAGTTGGCGACAGGCACGCGCCGCACATCCAAGAGCAAGAGTCCGATCCCCAGGATCAGCGCCCCGCCGGTCCCGGTGATCTCGTTGAGGACCCGCTCGTCGAGCATGAAGGCGAGCTGGGCGCCGAGGAGCGTGAGCGCTCCCTGGACCACCAGCACGGTCAGCGCCGAGAAGAGCACGCCGACACCCAGGCTGGAGGCGAAGGCGATCGAGGCCGCGCCGTCCAGCATGGACTTGGCGTAGAGGACCGCGGCATCCCCGTTCAGGCCCTCCTGGATCGAGCCCACGATCGTCATCGGCCCGACGCAGTAGACCAGGCTCGCGGTGACGAAGCCCGCCACGAAGCTCCCCTCCGAGGAGCCGACGCGCGACTTCAGCCAGGCGCCGGCGCGCTCGAGCTTTCCCTCGAGGTCCCACCACTCGCCCAGGAGGCCCCCGACGACCAGGCTCCCGATCACGATCAGCGGGTTCTCGGTCTTGAGCCCGAGTCGCACGCCGATCAGGATCGTCGCCAGGCCGAGCGCGTCGGTGATGACGCCCCGGAGCCGCGGCGAGAGTCGCGCGCCCACGAGGAGGCCCAGCCCCCCGCCGGCGAGCACCGCGGCCACGTTCACCAGCGTTCCCTTCAGCAGCATCGTCGGGTCCGCGCGATTCGCGCCATTATAGGGAGCTGCCTCCGAGCAGTCAAACGACCACCCGGAAAACTTTCCCCTTGACAGGCTTCCGAAGGCGGGAGGAATATGCCTCCCGCGTAGCCGACATCCGTGTGCCTGTCGCCTTTTTTCAAGAACCGATTTCGGAGAACGGAGGGGAACCATGGATGCGACCTGGCGCGCCGCGTTAGCGGAGTTTATCGCCACCCTGCTCTTCATTTTCCTCGGCGCCGGCACGGTCGTCGTGACCGGTGGGCTGATGAAAGAGGGACTGACCTCAGCACGTCTGGTCGCGATCGCCCTGGCTCACGGTTTCGCGATCGCACTTCTCGTCGCCGCCACGGCAAAACTCTCCGGCGGCCATATCAACCCGGCGGTGACGTTCGGGGCCCTGGTGACGGGAAAGATCAGCCTCCCGACGGCGATCTGGTACGTCGTGGCCCAGCTGGTCGGCGCGGTGGTCGGCGCCGGGCTCCTGGCGCAGGTGATCCCCGCCGCCGCGCAGGGTAACCTGGGGGCCCACGGCCTGGGCTCCGGCGTGAGCGCCGGGGGCGGGCTCCTCGCCGAGATCGTCCTGACGTTTGCGCTGGTGTTTGTCGTCTTCGCGACGGCCATGGACCCGAAAGGCCTCGGGCACCTCGCGCCCGCAGCGATCGGCCTGACCGTGCTGGTGGACCACCTGATCGGCGTGCCGGTCACCGGCGCCTCCATGAATCCGGCGCGAAGCTTTGGCCCGGCCCTCATGGCCGGGGCCTGGGACAACCACTGGATCTACTGGCTCGGCCCCTTGATCGGTGGCACGCTCGCCGCCGTGGTCTACGAGTTCCTCTTCCTGCGCAGAAGCGAATAGGCCGTCGGGTCTTCTCCCTTGAGATGAGGGCCGGGCCGTTGGTAGGGGTCGCCGTCGCCCTGACGCTCGTTGCCTGCGCCGAGGATTCAAAACCACCCACGGCCGGCGACGGCGACCCGAACCGGGGGAGGCAGATTTACGTGGCCCAATGCATAGCCTGCCACAACCCGGACCCGGCCAAGCCGGGCGCGCTTGCGCCTCCTGTCAAGGGATCCTCGCGGGAGCTCTTGGAGGCGCGAGTCGTCCGGGGAACCTACCCGCCGGGCTACACCCCCAAGCGCGAGAGCGCGGTCATGCAGCCGATGCCGCACCTGGCCCCCGCCATCCGAGACCTGGAAGCCTTCCTCAAGTAGGGCTCCGCCTGGACGCGGCCGCCGCCCCGGCCGCACGGGGATCCTGAGGCGGCACCCGGGGCCTCCCGCTGCGCCCGTCGGGTATTGACAAGGCTCTGCTGGCATGGTATTCCTTATAGCAAATGAAATTCTACAGAAAATCATCGGCGTATGCCAGGGCCGAGCCTGAGGCCCGCGTGGCCCACCTGGTGGGCCGGCTCAAGGAGGCGGAGGGGCGGATCACCTCCCAGCGGCTCGGCATCATTCGCGCGCTCGTCTACAACAAGAACCACCCGAGCGTGGAGGACATCTACCGCGAGCTCCGTCCGACGTTCCCCACCTTGAGCATCGCCACCGTGTACAAGACCCTGGAGCGGCTCAAGCGCATGGGCGAGGTCCTCGAGCTGGAGTTCCGCGAAGGCAGGAACCGCTACGACGGGATGAAGCCCGAGCCCCATACCCACCTGATGTGCACCGACTGCGGCAGGATCCTGGACCTCGAGTTCGAGCTCCCAGCGGGACGGGCGTCGAGCCTCGCCCGAACGTCGGGCTTTCGGCTCCGCGCGGTTCGGTTGGACCTGTACGGCGTGTGCAAGCGCTGCCGCCGTAAGGGCAGTTAGCGCCGCTGTTTTTTTTGCGGCATGAGTGGAAAATAATTTTCCGTAAACAATGACTCTTAACTAGCAATGACACGACCCGACCGCAGGGCAAAGGTGCCGAACCGGGGTGTCGAGCGGCGCACGCCGGCGGGCTCCCCCGCGTGCGACGGGAAGCGTCCGGCTGGAACGCCGCGGGGACGGCACGACGAGCGTCCGCCAGCCCCGAGCGCCAGGCGTCTCCCGGGAAAGGACACGGGAGCACGGCTGGTCTGCATGCGGTGCGGGATCACCTTGCCCGTGAGGCGGGACCCCGCGCTCCAGGACGCCGAGCGGGCGGCGACGCGCGCGGGGTTTCAATTGAGGTCTTACCGGTTGGACCTCTGGGGCCTGTGCAAGCGCTGCCGGAATCGCGGCTGACGTGCTTGTGGGTGCCGCACACGCTCGTCCAGGCGAGGGCGACCGATCGCTGCTCGCGGCGGAGTTCAACCGGTGCGCAGCGCTGAGAAGAAAGGAGAAGCCATGAAGTGCTACGTGTGCCTGATGGAAGTGGCAGTCTCGAAGGAGATAGTCGGCCTGTGCACGGCCTGTGGGGTGGCCCTTTGCGGCGGGCACTTCATGGAGGCCGGCAGGACAAGGCACGGGGGAATGCGCTACACGTGCAGTCACTCGTTCCCGACCCCGGCCCAGGTGGCTCGGACGGAGGCGGCCCCCGGCGGTGCGGCGTCCCAGCACGTGGCCGCGTGCAAGCACTGCGGCATCGCGTTGACGCTCGCTGGTGTCGCCGAACTGGCGACGCACGCACAGGGCGGCATGCGCTACGGGTGTCCCCACACGGCCCGGGCTCAAGTGCCGGCCTGAGTCGCCCCGGGTCGCCGGGTCACAGCGAGAGGTCGACACCCCTTTATCTCCGAGGCGTATCGGGCCGACCTGGGGGCCGGAAGGCCGTCGGCAGCCGGACGCGCCGGGGAAAGGGGCATGCGGTAAACGACGCGAACAGCGGAGGAGGATTTCGCTTTATGGCAAGAAGAGACCTGAAGGGAAGCAGGAGCGAAAAGAACCTGAAGGAAGCCTTCGCCGGCGAGTCGCAGGCGAACCGGCGCTACATGTACTTTGCCCGCCAGGCCGACATCGAGGGTTTCCCCGATATCGCCGGACTCTTCAAGGACACAGCTGACGCAGAGACCGGCCACGCCTTCGGCCACCTCGACTTCCTCAAGTCGGTGGGCGACCCGGTCACGGGGGTGCCGATCGGCAAGACCGAGCTGAATCTGAAGTCGGCGGTCGAGGGGGAAACCTACGAGTACACCCAGATGTACCCGGGCATGGCCAAGACCGCCCGGGAAGAAGAGTTTTCCGAGCTGGCCGAGTGGTTCGAGACGCTCGCCAAGGCGGAGAAGTCCCACGCCGGCCGCTTCACCAAGGGGTTGAACCAGATCGCCGGCAAAGAGCCGGCCGACGCCATTTGACGCTGGATATCCGCGCGCCCGACTTCTGGCAGCTCGGCAAGGTCGACGCCGAGCTCCGGCGGGTCTTTGATATCTGCAACGGCTGCCGCCGCTGCATCACGCTGTGCCCGTCGTTCAAGGACCTGTTCCAAAGCCTCGACGCCGAGGCGGTGGACGGAGACGCTGAGAAGCTCCCCGGCGCCGACCTGAGGCGCGTGGTCGATCTCTGCTACCAGTGCAAGCTCTGCTTCAACCACTGCCCCTACACGCCGCCCCACCGCTGGCAGGTGGACTTCCCGCGCCTCATGCTCCGCTCCCGCGCAGCCCGGGCTCGGACAGAGGGCGTCACGCTCCAGGACCGCTTTCTCGGCAACACCGCCTTCGTAGGCAAGCTGGGGAGCCTGACCGCCCCGCTCTCGAACTGGGCGAACCGGTGGGGCGCGCACCGGGCGTTTCTCCAGGCTGTGGTGGGTATCCACAAGGATCGGAACCTCCCTCGCTTCCACCGGGAGACGTTCTCCCGATGGTTCGCGCGGCGCCGGCCGGCGAGCTTCTCGCCGCAGGCGCGGGTGGCGCTGTTCGCCACGTGCGCGGTCGAATACAATAATCCCGCCGTCGGCAAGGCCGCCGCGGCGGTCCTCGAGCGGAACGGGGTGGACGTTACGCTCCCCCCCCAACGCTGTTGCGGTATGCCGTACTTGGACGGGGGCGCGGTTGCCGAGGCCCAAGCCCTCATCCGCGAGAACGTCAGGGCGCTGGCGGCGGCCGTCCGGGAGGGGCGCGAGATCGTGGTCCCCGGGCCGACGTGTAGCTACATGTTGAAGCAGGAGTATCCCTGGCTCGACGGCTCAGAGGACGCGCGACTAGTCGCGAGCCATACCCGCGACCTCTTCGAGTTCCTGATGCGGCTCCACGCGGAGGGAAAGCTGGAGACTTCTTTCGTCGGGCGCCCGGGCACTGTCGCCTACCAGCTCCCCTGCCACCTGAAGGCGCAGAACCTGGGGACCAAGTCCGCCGACCTGCTCCGGCTGATCCCCGGGGCGCGGGTGGAGGTGATCGAACGCTGCGCGGGCGTGGACGGGACGTGGGGGCTCAAGCGGCAGTACTACGAGCTGTCGCTGGCCGTGGCCCGACCGCTCTTCAAGGAGATCGAGGCCGCGCGGCCGGACCGGATCGCGACCGACTGCCCCCTCGCGGCCCTCCAGATCGCCCAGGGCACGGGGACCGCGCCGCAGCACCCGGTGCAGATCCTCGCCGAGGCCTACGGGTTCACCGTCGAATGAAGAAGATCGATCGCTCCGACGTCAAGAACATCTACGAGTACGAGAAGGCCCGCGAGGCCATCCGCGCGCGGATCATCGACCTCAAGCGAACCCGCCGCGTCCAGGTCGGCCCGCACCTCTCCTTTCTCTTCGAGAACCGGAAGACCGTGCTCTTCCAGATCCAGGAGATGTGCCGGACCGAGCGGATCGTGGACGACGCCCGGGTGCAGGAGGAGATCGACGCCTACAACGACCTCATCCCCGAGCCGGGCGAGCTCTCGGCCACTCTCTTCATCGAGATCGAGGACTCCGCCCGCATCCAGGAACTCCTCGACCGGTTCATGGGCATCGACGCGGGCGACCGCGTCTGGATCCAGGTCGGGAAGGAGTACGCGATCCCGGGCCGTTTCGAGGCGGGCCGGTCCGACGAGGAACGGGGAAAGCTCAGCGCCGTCCACTTCGTGAAGTTCGCGTTCACCTCCGAGCAGGCAGCGGCCTTTCGCGACGCCGAAGTCTTCCTGGTCGTGGACCACCCCGGCGAACAGGCCCGCGTGCGTCTGTCCGACGAAGCGAAAGCCTCCCTCATGGAGGACCTTCTCGCCTGAAATGCGGCCCGGGGCACTCGCGGGGTTCACCCTCGCCCTGATTCTGGCCGCCTGTGCCGAAGACTCGACGGCGCCAGGGCCCGGGAGCGGCGATCCAAACAGGGGAAGACAGGTCTACCTGACCCAGTGCACCGCCTGCCACAATCCCGACCCGTCGAAGCCGGGGTCGCTCGCTCCGCCGGTGAAGGGCTCTTCACCGGTGCTACTTGAGGCGCGCCTCGTCCGTGGGATGTACCCGCCGGGTTACAAGCCAAAGCGCGAGAGCAGCGTCATGCAGCCGATGCTACACCTCGCCCCGGCGATCCCCGACCTGGCCGCCTTCCTCCAGTAGGCCCCTCACCCTTGCCTCTCCGCCCAGAAGAGGGGCGCATCGCCGATTTCCCTAGAAGCATGCTGAAATACCGCTGCGCTGGCATTGTCCTCACGCGTTCTTCGAGCGCGGGCTCTGCCCGCGCAAGCTCTGGGGGAGGCCTCGGAGGGGGCCGCCGAGGCCCCCTCCGATGATCTAGAAGAAGATCTCGAAGAGCAGGTAGAAGATCAGCGCGAGGATGAAGCCCGCCCAGAGGGTGCCCTTGACCGTCGCGAGCGGCTTCTTCGTGGCGCCCGCCGTCCCGAACAGGGCGTTGGCCTCGACCAGCAGGATGACGACCGCGCACACGAGGCCCATCCCGATCTTCCCGCCCCGGCTCATCATGTCCGCGAGCGTCGAGAGGTGGCTCGCCGCGCCCATGTAGAAGAGCATCGGGATCGAGAAGACCACGTTCGTCCGCGAGGCAAAGCCCGCGCGCTGGCCGGCTGCCGCCGCCGCCGGGTTGGCCGGCCTGCCGGCCGCCGTGTCGATGGCGTTCTGGATCACGACCTTCTGCTCGGGCCAGATGACGAACCAGACATTGGCCCACATGAACGAGCCCAGCGCGCCCCCGAGGAAGATCGCCCAGCCGTAGCCGGTGTTGAAAAATCCCAGGACGCCGAGCTCGCCCATCCGATGAAGGAGGATGAGCCAGCCGGAGAGGAACGTGATCATCGCGCCCCAGCGGAACCACCAGAGCGCGCGCGGCACGAGCCTCTGGATCGCCCCGCTCCGCACCGCCGGTTCGGTCTCGGCGAAGAACGGCGTCTGGACCAGGTTGAAGTAGTAGAGCAGGCCGATCCACACGATCCCGGCCAGGAAATGGACCCACCGCAGGAGAAAGAGCCAGCCCTCATAACTCAGCATCGCCATGGTACCCTCCCGCTCGCGCAGTTGACAGGCCGCACAGTCACACTCTCGGGCATCGCAACGGGTCCACAGGTGTCAGGAGATTCAGTTCATGGCTGTCACTTGTCCTCGTCCTCGTGCTCCTCGTCTTCCTCCTCGTCGAAGTCTTCCTCCTCGTCGTCGAAGTCCTCGTCCTCGAGGTCGTCGTCTTCGAGCTCGTCTTCGTCGTCCTCGAGCTCCTCCGGCTCCTCGTCTTCCTGGTCGCCGTCGGCGTCGTAGTAGGGATTTCCCTCGTCCTCGATGTTGGGACGCTTTCGGAGCGGCATCATGCAAGCCCTCCGAGCCCCGGCGACTTGACTTGATCCGCGGGACTCGATAGTGTGGGGTTGATTTTTGGGCGAATTATAGCAAATTGACCTACCCTGTCCATGGGATTTTCGGCGGTGTAGCTCAGAGGCAGAGCAGGGGTCTCATAAGCCCTTTGTCGCAGGTTCGAGTCCTGCCACCGCCACCACCTCCCGAACCTCCCGACCTCCTCCTTGCGGTTTTTCTCGCGCTCCCCTACACTAGGATTTCCGGATGAGCCTGCCGCTGAGCCGCTTCCGAGTGATCGACCTGACGACAGTGCGCTCGGGGCCGACCTGCACGAAGGTCCTGGCGGACTTCGGCGCCGACGTGCTGCGGGTCGAGCGCCCCGGTGACGCAGCGCGCGACCGCGCCTTCTTCGACGCGGCGGACCTGCACCGGAACAAGAAGAGCCTCGTGCTGAACCTCCAGCACCCGAAGGGCTACACGGTGGACCAGGTCTTCGCCGACTCGCAGGTCGCGCGGTCCAGGCTGGTGCGCGAGGTCGAGCACCCCCTGTGGGGGCTCGTCAGCGTGCTCGGGCTCCCGGTGATGCTGAGCTGCACCCCGGCCCAGGTACGGACCGCGGCCCCGCTCTCCGGCCAGCACACACGCGAGGTGCTCGCCGGCCTCGGCTACGACCGGACCGCCATCGAGGGCCTGCTCGCCGACGGGGTCGTCGAGGAGGCCAAAGGAGCAAAATCGTGAGCGACGACATCCTGGTCCAACACGACGGTGCGATCGCGACCGTGATGTTCAACCGGCCCCAGGTTCGAAACGCGGTGAGCCTCGCCATGTGGCGCGAGATCGCGCGGGTGGCCGAGGGGCTCGGCAAGGACGACAGCGTGCGCGCGGTGGTTTTCAGAGGCGCAGGGACCGAAGCCTTCGCCTCCGGCGCCGACATCTCCGAGTTCAAGGAGGTCCGCAAGGACGTCGCGACGGCGCAGGCCTACAGCAAGGAGACGGAGGCCGCCTACCGGGCCGTCCGCCGCTGCCCCAAGCCGACCGTGGCGATGATCTACGGCTTCTGCATGGGGGGCGGTATGGCCCTGGCGATGGCCTGCGACCTGCGCTTCGGCGCCGAGGGCGCCAAGTTCGGCATCCCGGCCGCGCGGCTCGGGATCGTGTACGGTCTCGAGAGCACCCGCCAGCTCGTCGACCTGGTCGGGCCCGCCTATGCCAAGGACATCCTCTTCTCCGCGCGCGCCATCGAGGCGCAGGAGGCCTTCGCCATCGGCTTCCTGAACCGGCTTCTCCCCGTTGAGGAGCTGGAGTCCTACACCTACGACTACCTGCGAAAGGTCGCCGCCAACGCGCCTTTCTCGGTGCGCGGCGCCAAGCTGATCATCGAGGCCGCGGTGGAGGACGGCGGGGTGAGCCGGCAGGCCGAGATCCGCGAGCTGACGCTCGAGGCCTTCGAGAGCGAGGACTACAAAGAAGGGACGCGCGCCTTCCTGGAGAAGCGGCCCCCGCGCTTTCAAGGCCGCTAACGCGGGGCCGCGGTCGGCGCAGTCGGCCCGTGACGCTGCCCGCGCTGCCAGTCGCCCTCTTCGCCTTCCACCTCTGGGTCGGTGCCGCCGCGATCCGAGAGAGCCTGAAGCTCGCGCGACGCTTTCGCGCCCAGCCGTTCCTCGAGAGGGAGGGCGACTTCCCTCGCGCGGCGACCGACACCAGCATCACCGTGATCATCCCCGCCCGCAACGAGGAGGCCACCCTGGCCGCGTGCGTCCGCGCCGCCCTGGCGCAGCGCGTGCCGTTGCTCCAGGTCGTCGTCGTGGACGACCACTCCGAGGACGGCACGCTCGCGGTCGCCTCAGCCATCGCGCGGGAGGATCCGCGGCTCAGCGTCGTCCGGGCCGCCGAGCTCCCCGCTGGCTGGACCGGCAAGAGCCATGCCCTCCACCAGGGTGTCGGCGTCGCCACCGGGGAGTGGCTGCTCTTCACCGACGCCGACGTGGTGCTGGCACCCGAGGCGCTGGCGACGGCGCTCGCCTTCGCGGAGGCGCAGCGCCTCGA encodes the following:
- a CDS encoding enoyl-CoA hydratase/isomerase family protein, with translation MSDDILVQHDGAIATVMFNRPQVRNAVSLAMWREIARVAEGLGKDDSVRAVVFRGAGTEAFASGADISEFKEVRKDVATAQAYSKETEAAYRAVRRCPKPTVAMIYGFCMGGGMALAMACDLRFGAEGAKFGIPAARLGIVYGLESTRQLVDLVGPAYAKDILFSARAIEAQEAFAIGFLNRLLPVEELESYTYDYLRKVAANAPFSVRGAKLIIEAAVEDGGVSRQAEIRELTLEAFESEDYKEGTRAFLEKRPPRFQGR
- a CDS encoding CoA transferase; the encoded protein is MLRVERPGDAARDRAFFDAADLHRNKKSLVLNLQHPKGYTVDQVFADSQVARSRLVREVEHPLWGLVSVLGLPVMLSCTPAQVRTAAPLSGQHTREVLAGLGYDRTAIEGLLADGVVEEAKGAKS
- a CDS encoding cytochrome c — translated: MRPGALAGFTLALILAACAEDSTAPGPGSGDPNRGRQVYLTQCTACHNPDPSKPGSLAPPVKGSSPVLLEARLVRGMYPPGYKPKRESSVMQPMLHLAPAIPDLAAFLQ
- a CDS encoding urate hydroxylase PuuD, which produces MAMLSYEGWLFLLRWVHFLAGIVWIGLLYYFNLVQTPFFAETEPAVRSGAIQRLVPRALWWFRWGAMITFLSGWLILLHRMGELGVLGFFNTGYGWAIFLGGALGSFMWANVWFVIWPEQKVVIQNAIDTAAGRPANPAAAAAGQRAGFASRTNVVFSIPMLFYMGAASHLSTLADMMSRGGKIGMGLVCAVVILLVEANALFGTAGATKKPLATVKGTLWAGFILALIFYLLFEIFF
- a CDS encoding DUF3501 family protein — translated: MKKIDRSDVKNIYEYEKAREAIRARIIDLKRTRRVQVGPHLSFLFENRKTVLFQIQEMCRTERIVDDARVQEEIDAYNDLIPEPGELSATLFIEIEDSARIQELLDRFMGIDAGDRVWIQVGKEYAIPGRFEAGRSDEERGKLSAVHFVKFAFTSEQAAAFRDAEVFLVVDHPGEQARVRLSDEAKASLMEDLLA